The following coding sequences lie in one Maribacter forsetii DSM 18668 genomic window:
- a CDS encoding RagB/SusD family nutrient uptake outer membrane protein, whose amino-acid sequence MKKQAIILSLMMMTLFGFQSCDIEEEIIDEALGEELLTNADTATLLAPAYNNMRRVYGHRWFFALQTFSADEGMLPTRGSDWFDGGVFQELHTHSWTPTHRYTTETFEHITAGLATSSQAISFLDEGTQEYAEAVALLSHFMWVALDAYGQVPYRGISDINFNADPQVLTGSEAISTIITNLETVMPALPTGKNTVRYTQDAAKSLMARIYLNKAVYEDRYAANFSFSNEDMQSVIDLTTEVIESGAHSLESNDYFSMFDPDNENHSEIIWAVKNEKTSVVIGGRSVSRNTTNGLSRGLLYKVDGGWEEGSDAGCALPEFLDTFDPVNDSRYFKENYPNEEGTIALDDYEINRGFLEGQLYGIKTEDGSPVINDDQTIDIVPVQLFTRDFTFADHTREVSLIAENQSVGVRVSKWSIEDLGANRDDTGVDITVFRLADLFLMRAEAKLRLGSGDALSDINAVRVARGGADFALSSATLNDVYLERGFDFYWEYHRRTDQIRFETWEDAWLDKTDSDPNKRLFPIPPGPLAQTPGLVQNPGY is encoded by the coding sequence ATGAAAAAACAGGCTATTATTTTAAGTTTAATGATGATGACTCTCTTTGGGTTTCAATCATGCGATATTGAAGAAGAAATTATTGATGAAGCTCTTGGAGAAGAGCTTTTAACTAACGCTGATACAGCTACTTTGCTGGCGCCAGCGTACAATAATATGCGAAGAGTTTATGGTCACCGCTGGTTTTTTGCGTTGCAAACGTTTTCTGCAGATGAAGGTATGTTACCAACCAGAGGAAGTGATTGGTTTGATGGAGGTGTTTTTCAAGAGTTGCACACGCATAGCTGGACACCAACTCACCGTTATACGACAGAAACATTTGAACATATTACAGCAGGATTAGCAACTTCATCTCAGGCAATTAGTTTTTTAGATGAAGGAACGCAAGAATATGCAGAAGCAGTAGCTTTATTATCACATTTTATGTGGGTGGCTTTAGATGCTTATGGTCAAGTACCTTACCGTGGTATTTCTGATATCAATTTTAATGCTGATCCACAAGTACTTACGGGAAGTGAAGCTATATCGACCATTATTACAAATTTAGAAACGGTTATGCCAGCTCTTCCTACAGGTAAAAATACGGTACGTTATACTCAAGATGCCGCTAAATCCTTAATGGCAAGGATATATTTGAACAAAGCAGTTTATGAGGATCGATATGCTGCTAACTTTTCTTTTTCAAATGAAGATATGCAGAGCGTAATTGATTTAACTACAGAAGTGATTGAAAGTGGTGCGCATTCGTTAGAAAGCAATGATTACTTCAGTATGTTCGACCCTGATAATGAGAACCATTCAGAAATTATTTGGGCAGTAAAGAATGAAAAAACTTCTGTTGTTATAGGGGGTAGAAGTGTGTCAAGAAATACTACAAATGGTCTTTCAAGAGGACTATTATATAAAGTAGATGGTGGTTGGGAAGAAGGCTCAGATGCCGGGTGTGCATTACCAGAGTTTTTAGATACGTTCGATCCGGTTAATGACTCTAGATATTTCAAAGAAAATTACCCTAATGAAGAAGGTACTATAGCTCTAGATGATTATGAAATTAATAGAGGGTTTTTAGAAGGACAACTTTATGGTATTAAAACTGAAGATGGTTCACCTGTAATTAATGATGATCAAACTATTGATATTGTACCTGTACAATTATTTACAAGAGATTTTACTTTTGCCGATCATACCCGTGAAGTTTCTTTAATTGCTGAAAACCAATCTGTAGGTGTACGTGTTTCTAAATGGAGTATTGAAGATTTAGGAGCTAACCGAGATGATACAGGTGTCGATATTACAGTATTTAGATTGGCCGATTTATTTTTAATGAGAGCAGAAGCTAAATTAAGATTAGGTTCTGGAGATGCACTTTCGGATATCAATGCTGTTAGAGTTGCTCGTGGCGGTGCTGATTTTGCTCTAAGTAGTGCAACGTTGAATGATGTGTATTTAGAAAGAGGCTTTGATTTTTATTGGGAATATCATAGAAGAACCGATCAAATTCGATTTGAAACATGGGAAGATGCTTGGTTAGATAAAACAGACTCAGATCCAAATAAAAGACTATTTCCAATACCTCCTGGGCCATTAGCTCAGACCCCTGGTTTGGTTCAAAACCCTGGATACTAA